In Rhipicephalus microplus isolate Deutch F79 chromosome 7, USDA_Rmic, whole genome shotgun sequence, one genomic interval encodes:
- the LOC142767261 gene encoding uncharacterized protein LOC142767261: MDRRVDRKRRTKYRTKYAYGKRKRKPPVGKTKQSAAIESDEPSTASPPSYVSSEADTCSLPMLGSEAYDAGPSTSRDVAVRPERERSFVFAAAGDDAVPAVQSDGESTPGSDTEDPGPSTSRGITVRCEREKSFVFAAADDDVVPAVQDVGDRLPQRKRTVQIHLEPRFVSSEGAEKQARSVRDALREVSATERKFGFAQQTEQTSATKEDEFTLIQVSAMNSLIGPALCPKCCKKTLSVQHGTKLGLAVKLVLLCASCGPIHSPWSSSRKSEGRAFEVNLRAMQAIKSIGKGPTALNDFWATMNVSHRGIHQKTYQEHLKKTFKPGAEEAAQNIFADAVLAVKDVYSKMQPSSPNNITVVYDGTWLTRGHSSHIGVGCIIEFYTGLVLDCTVLSNFCLGCCQQPAESDPNFVTWAEKHQCQKNTDVGSGQMEVEAALTLFRRSVSRYGLRYTNIICDGDSRTYLALCKDEVYGFIPLTKEDCVNHVQKRMGTALRTLVTRAKKGEPLGGRGGLTQELIKKLTSYYGLALRKHTSVPDMQRAVMATFYHVTSTDDEPHHELCPPGPDSWCKHRSAQAKMEPAPPHRYNLSKRVAEALLPVYQRLSDPQLLERCKGNKTQNAAESLHSVIWSLTSKDQHASLFAVETTVHEAVARYNFGNLRAYTEMCKSVGIKPASLALQRAKEKDQQRKRKARSAEKMKEKGRKKTLASKDTKYYSPGAF; encoded by the coding sequence ATGGATCGTCGCGTGGACCGGAAGCGCAGGACGAAGTACCGGACGAAGTACGCTTACGGGAAGCGTAAACGCAAGCCTCCTGTTGGGAaaacgaagcagtcagcagcgattGAATCAGACGAACCGAGTACCGCGTCGCCACCAAGCTACGTGTCGTCGGAAGCCGACACCTGCTCGCTGCCGATGCTCGGCAGTGAGGCCTATGACGCGGGGCCGTCAACTAGCCGCGACGTTGCGGTGCGGCCCGAACGCGAAAGAAGTTTCGTTTTCGCTGCGGCGGGTGACGATGCGGTGCCGGCTGTTCAAAGTGACGGTGAATCGACGCCTGGCAGTGACACTGAAGACCCGGGGCCATCAACTAGCCGCGGCATCACGGTGCGGTGTGAACGCGAGAAAAGTTTCGTTTTCGCGGCGGCGGACGACGACGTGGTGCCAGCTGTCCAGGATGTCGGCGATCGTTTGCCTCAGCGGAAGCGCACCGTTCAAATACACCTGGAACCTCGTTTCGTGTCCTCGGAAGGCGCCGAGAAGCAAGCCAGAAGTGTCCGCGATGCACTTCGCGAGGTGTCGGCAACGGAGCGGAAGTTCGGGTTCGCGCAGCAAACGGAGCAAACATCGGCAACAAAAGAGGATGAGTTCACCCTAATTCAGGTTTCTGCCATGAATTCCCTAATAGGACCTGCACTCTGCCCAAAATGTTGTAAGAAGACTTTGTCAGTGCAGCATGGGACAAAATTGGGCCTGGCAGTAAAACTGGTACTTTTGTGTGCTTCCTGTGGCCCTATTCATTCACCTTGGTCATCCAGTAGAAAATCCGAAGGAAGGGCTTTTGAAGTCAACCTAAGAGCCATGCAAGCAATCAAGTccattggaaaagggcccactgcCCTGAATGACTTCTGGGCTACAATGAATGTCTCTCATCGGGGCATTCATCAAAAAACCTATCAGGAACAcctaaaaaaaacattcaaaccaGGAGCAGAGGAAGCTGCACAAAACATCTTTGCAGATGCTGTGCTTGCGGTAAAAGACGTGTACAGTAAGATGCAGCCATCAAGCCCAAACAACATCACAGTTGTGTATGACGGCACGTGGCTTACAAGAGGCCACAGCTCACACATTGGGGTAGGATGTATTATTGAGTTTTACACGGGGCTTGTGCTGGATTGCACAGTCCTTTCCAACTTCTGTCTTGGGTGTTGTCAACAACCAGCAGAGAGCGACCCCAACTTCGTCACTTGGGCTGAGAAACATCAATGTCAGAAGAATACTGATGTTGGCTCCGGACAGATGGAAGTGGAGGCTGCTCTGACACTTTTCAGGCGCTCTGTCAGCAGGTATGGCCTCCGCTACACCAACATTATATGTGATGGTGACAGCCGAACCTATCTTGCTCTGTGCAAAGATGAGGTGTACGGCTTCATACCACTGACCAAAGAAGACTGCGTGAACCATGTGCAGAAGAGAATGGGTACCGCTCTCCGCACACTGGTGACAAGAGCTAAGAAAGGGGAGCCATTGGGTGGGAGAGGTGGACTGACGCAGGAGTTGATTAAAAAACTGACCAGCTACTACGGGTTAGCCTTGCGAAAACACACAAGTGTCCCTGACATGCAAAGGGCCGTGATGGCCACTTTTTATCACGTCAcgtccaccgacgacgagcctCACCATGAGCTCTGCCCACCTGGCCCTGATAGCTGGTGCAAACATCGTTCAGCACAGGCCAAAATGGAGCCAGCACCACCTCACAGGTATAACCTGTCGAAACGTGTAGCGGAGGCTCTGCTGCCTGTATACCAACGTCTCTCTGACCCGCAACTGTTGGAGCGATGCAAAGGCAACAAAACTCAGAATGCGGCGGAAAGCTTGCATTCAGTTATTTGGTCACTGACTTCAAAGGACCAACACGCttcattgttcgcagtggagacaACAGTACATGAAGCAGTTGCACGCTACAATTTTGGGAATTTGCGAGCCTACACTGAAATGTGCAAGTCCGTGGGCATCAAACCTGCTAGCCTCGCCCTTCAAAGAGCTAAAGAAAAAGACCagcaaagaaaacgaaaagcacgcagtgcagaaaaaatgaaagagaaaggacGTAAGAAGACCCTCGCAAGCAAAGACACAAAGTATTACAGTCCCGGGGCATTTTGA